One segment of Neodiprion fabricii isolate iyNeoFabr1 chromosome 1, iyNeoFabr1.1, whole genome shotgun sequence DNA contains the following:
- the LOC124177630 gene encoding dnaJ homolog subfamily C member 13 isoform X2, with translation MMPIKDNQDVACFLVTKHSWKGKYKRVFSIGSMGITTYNPGNLEVTNKWAYSDFISLQPTNKSQTGLYEFSITMRKERKVDTMRFSSEYRLQLLTEALKFRNQFAEKPKEILRYQAYKHHWSDTRLPVVLEVTPFSLDQLDPATNMLLASYCYKDFEGLATMKDYPGGFVIVCGGFGRLHLFASHQIEEIKKKMLESALNNLGINIKVLKEQIILDDFLTQRLGKFSGDEHITSVSEFTVHKLSSRHPDPQRRTLCLSDTCLVERDPQTYSICTLRPLSDIFTLVRDNSNPQLFTIQYLNGQMRSYTTTDRDSLLASLLDGVRASGNRDVHVKMYPISRGKRLGPLNLPVDEEVETSHVKFLQQPPGNKSFSEMLERFNANAPYNGLHYSTSQDGLFTENKDKVILGALNALVSKELETNSEVEAQFHALRRLVASKVGFTAFTTLPGFREAIGNKVVKALKRQDCGVTQAAMDCICALMQPMHEDCDLRQEQLNKSSLLSSTKFLDSLLDMWISHVNHGTGALVVSAMLDFLTFALCVPYSETTDGKHFDNLLEMVAARGRSLFRLFQHPSLAVVKGAGLVMRAIIEEGAPEIAAKMQELALAEGALPRHLLNSLFTLGSDGRLLTHRQLCRHLVGLWVTGHPTAMGLLKRIMPVGLLNYLDSEEKVPDSFLEEERLNNRDNLKIAIDHASKNRKSPQWIAIERQMRVLERHVENALQHWGARVGIERREKIKERPIVLRKRRERIKSEANWKLFYYKFNQDHALPNLIWNHKTREELRTALENEIRAFSSDKDLSGGTLIAWNHREFEVQYHSLSDEVKIGDYYLRLLLEKEDSPDSPIRKSYEFFNDLYHRFLLTTKIEMKCLCLQAMTIVYGRYFEDIGPFSDTKYIVGMLERCSDRMERDRLVMFINKLILHRRNVKDIMDQNGVRTLVDLLTLAHLHTSRAVVPTQTNVIEAGPDQERAMEKEWYYNDGDQRKGPICITELKKLYAAGKINNKTKVWAQGLDGWRMVMQVPQLKWTLVAKGSPVINESELATLVLNILIKMCEYFPSRDADDAIIRPLPRVKRLLSDPQCMPHVVQLLLTFDPVLVERVSTLLCEVMKDNPDVSKIYLTGIFFFILMYTGSNVLPVARFLQLTHTKQAFRGDENTASDIMQRSILGQLLPDAMVSYLENHGAEKFAQIFLGDFDTPEAIWNAEMRRMLIEKVAAHIADFSPRLRSHTLARYQYIPIPAIRYPQLENELFCQIFYLRHLCDTNKFPQWPIPDPVRLLKDVLDAWKKEVEKKPPVMTVDDAYRVLGLAGGKQHNEATVRKSYYKLAQMYHPDKNPDGRDKFEAVNQAYEFLCSRSCWTADGPNPDNIVLILRTQSILFHRYADELQPYKYAGYPQLIKTIKFETNDDQLFSKSAPLLAAASELAYHTVHCSALNAEELRREGGLEVMLEAYSRCVSVLNNSSKPNDVAVQVCTHITRCFAVAGLFRGCREKMVELPQLVRDLCRLLYFKHLTKLCSVATECVSSLATDSVLQMQLLQSGALWHLLLFMFNYDYTLEEGGVKRSQDENRQEVSNNLAKLAVRACARLGGYMTGDNETPVNPVTVAALESTLTLYLARQLGKEKPEEILKILNSNCSNPYLIWDNGTRAELNEYLESKRQERLSGNGDFEHDFTEFKYTAHSNELIIGEIFVKIYNEQPTFPIENPKGFTIDLLDFLSKSAAYLASVGSVALLKKDQEKLRHIVISLDALKNVIKNNPGVEMQCIGHFKLLFGLLSCNSFKPIQKGALEVINNVTKNQECVNDIAANEVVVHLLLCLHSLTECQLLTLETLYALMSTTKIVKDALTKGAVVYILDLFCNSNNTQIREAAADLLAKMSSDKLAGPKVKLDLSKFLPRLFSEAIRDAPKQCVHMFESRHENPELIWDDDSKNRVSRIVSEMKEEHYAAQRLNPNTNLKLPEMQTNIDIGSNEPVVAGVYLRLFIASPTWALRKPKEFLSELMDTTLILMSKEKTDTDLLELAAQALVCLLQAQPALADQVPSLGHIPKLCRQMSVPNSQPAVYKAAILILHQLAASEICITSICQTECISPLKYAMQSRKDMIAIACEALNRLFSTNEDRLVKQALEAQMVPYLLTLLEGRLDTIDNPGTTKAQIVKALKAMTRSLLLGEKITAILDKSSVWAEYKDQMHDLFISNTPTAGYLTAGVPVSAGYLTAGPSATLPTGPPPVDKEDNVINRNDNI, from the exons ATGATGCCGATAAAGGATAATCAAGATGTGGCTTGTTTTCTTGTCACTAAACACTCGTGGAAGGGAAA GTACAAACGTGTTTTCTCTATCGGATCCATGGGTATTACAACATATAATCCCGGCAATCTCGAGGTTACTAATAAGTGGGCATATTCAGATTTTATCAGCCTACAGCCGACAAATAAAAGTCAGACTGGCCTGTATGAGTTTAGTATCACGATGCGCAAGGAACGAAAAGTAGATACTATGAGATTCAGCTCTGAGTACAGGTTACAACTTTTGACTGAGGCTTTGAAATTCAGAAATCAATTTGCAGAAAAACCAAAGGAGATTTTG agaTACCAAGCTTATAAGCATCATTGGTCGGATACGAGATTGCCCGTGGTCCTTGAGGTGACACCATTTAGTCTTGATCAGTTGGATCCTGCCACAAACATGTTATTGGCTAGCTATTGTTACAAGGATTTTGAAGGCCTTGCTACAATGAAAGACTACCCAGGTGGCTTTGTGATAGTATGTGGGGGCTTTGGACGTCTGCACCTATTTGCCTCGCATCAAATTgaagagataaagaaaaaaatgctgGAATCGGCACTAAATAACTTGGGAATCAATATAAAAGTATTGAAAGAACAAATAATCCTCGACGATTTTCTCACTCAAAGACTGGGAAAGTTCAGTGGCGATGAGCACATAACCAGTGTATCAGAGTTCACTGTTCACAAGCTGTCATCCAGGCACCCGGATCCTCAACGAAGAACATTATGCCTTTCAGATACTTGCCTTGTTGAAAGAGACCCTCAGACGTATAGCATTTGCACCCTCAGACCATTGTCTGATATTTTTACTCTGGTTCGAGATAATTCAAATCCGCAATTGTTCACGATACAGTACCTGAATGGTCAAATGCGGAGTTACACAACCACTGACAGGGATTCTTTACTCGCTTCTTTACTAGATGGTGTTAGGGCATCTGGGAACAGAGATGTTCATGTTAAAATGTATCCTATATCTCGTGGCAAGAGACTCGGTCCATTGAACCTGCCTGTCGATGAAGAAGTCGAGACTTCtcatgtaaaatttttgcaacaaccACCCGGGAATAAATCATTCTCCGAGATGTTGGAAAGATTCAATGCAAACGCTCCATACAACGGGCTACACTATTCCACCTCCCAAGAT GGCCTATTTACCGAGAACAAAGACAAGGTAATTCTCGGCGCCCTGAATGCTTTAGTGAGCAAGGAACTGGAAACTAATAGCGAAGTCGAGGCGCAGTTTCATGCCCTAAGAAGGCTAGTTGCAAGCAAAGTTGGTTTCACAGCGTTCACAACGTTGCCAGGCTTTAGAGAAGCCATTGGGAATAAGGTTGTCAAAGCATTGAAGCGACAAGATTGTGGAGTGACGCAAGCAGCAATGGATTGTATTTGTGCTCTCATGCAGCCCATGCACGAAGACTGTGACTTAAGACAAGAACAATTGAACAAAAGCAGTCTACTCAGTAGTACCAAGTTCCTTGACAGTCTTCTAGATATGTGGATCAGCCACGTT aatCATGGCACAGGAGCTCTTGTGGTTTCTGCCATGTTGGATTTCCTAACATTCGCGCTCTGTGTACCATACAGCGAAACAACAGATGGCAAACACTTTGATAATTTACTGGAAATGGTCGCTGCTAGGGGTAGATCGTTGTTTCGACTGTTTCAACATCCTTCGTTAGCAGTTGTCAAAGGAGCAGGGCTTGTGATGCGGGCTATAATTGAGGAAGGAGCACCAGAAATTGCAGCAAAAATGCAAGAATTGGCACTAGCCGAGGGTGCTTTGCCGAGACATCTGTTGAATAGCTTATTCACTCTGGGCAGTGATGGCAGACTTTTGACACATCGACAATTGTGCCGACATTTGGTGGGCTTGTGGGTCACCGGACACCCTACTGCGATGGGGTTACTAAAGAGAATAATG CCAGTTGGTTTGCTGAATTATCTGGATTCAGAGGAGAAAGTGCCGGATTCGTTTCTGGAAGAAGAACGATTGAATAATcgtgataatttaaaaattgcgatcGATCATGCCtcgaaaaacagaaaaagtcCACAATGGATAGCCATTGAGCGTCAAATGCGAGTACTTGAAAGACATGTGGAAAACGCCCTTCAACACTGGGGAGCTAGAGTGGGTATCGAGCgccgtgaaaaaattaaagaacgaCCAATTGTGCTGAGAAAGCGTAGAGAACGGATTAAGTCCGAAGCAAATTGGAAgctattttattacaaatttaatcAAGATCATGCGCTGCCGAATTTAATCTGGAACCACAAAACACGAGAGGAGTTGAGAACCGCTTTGGAAAACGAAATAAGAGCTTTTAGCTCTGACAAGGATTTGTCGGGTGGCACTTTGATAGCCTGGAATCACAGAGAATTCGAAGTACAGTATCATTCTTTGTCCGACGAAGTGAAAATTGGTGATTATTATCTCCGACTGCTATTAGAGAAGGAAGACAGTCCTGATAGCCCTATAAGGAAGTC gtatgaatttttcaacgacttGTATCATAGATTCCTGTTGactacaaaaattgaaatgaagtGCCTTTGCCTGCAAGCAATGACTATCGTGTACGGTCGATATTTTGAAGACATTGGCCCTTTTTCCGACACTAAGTACATAGTTGGTATGCTTGAACGGTGTTCAGATAGGATGGAGCGTGATCGGTTAGTTATGTTTATAAATAAGCTGATACTACATCGGAGAAATGTTAAAGATATTATGGACCAAAATGGCGTTAGGACTCTGGTCGATCTCTTGACATTGGCTCACTTGCACACGTCGCGTGCTGTTGTTCCGACTCAGACGAATGTCATAGAGGCAGGACCAGATCAAGAAAGGGCCATGGAGAAAGAATGGTACTACAATGACGGAGACCAGCGAAAAGGTCCAATTTGCATCActgaattgaagaaattatatGCAGCTGgtaaaattaacaacaaaacTAAGGTCTGGGCACAGGGGTTAGATGGTTGGCGAATGGTGATGCAAGTTCCTCAGTTGAAGTGGACTTTAGTTGCCAAAGGCAGTCCAGTAATAAATGAAAGCGAATTGGCAACCCTAGTTTTGAACATTCTCATCAAAATGTGCGAATACTTTCCAAGTCGAGATGCTGATGATGCTATAATTCGGCCACTGCCTCGCGTTAAAAGGCTACTTTCCGATCCTCAGTGTATGCCACATGTAGTTCAGTTACTCTTGACTTTCGATCCAGTCTTAGTAGAGAGAGTATCGACTTTGCTATGCGAAGTGATGAAGGATAATCCAGACGTGTCAAAAATCTATCTAACGGGaatctttttcttcatattgATGTATACTGGGTCCAACGTTCTACCGGTTGCAAGATTTTTGCAGCTGACGCACACCAAACAGGCGTTTAGGGGTGATGAA AACACAGCATCTGACATAATGCAGAGGAGTATATTGGGCCAGCTTTTGCCAGATGCTATGGTTAGCTACCTTGAGAATCACGGAGCAGAAAAGTTTGCACAGATATTTTTGGGTGACTTTGACACACCAGAAGCCATCTGGAATGCTGAAATGCGCAGGATGTTAATAGAAAAAGTGGCTGCGCATATAGCAGACTTCTCGCCTAGACTACGAAGCCACACACTGGCTCGCTACCAATACATCCCTATACCAGCTATAAGATATCCTCAGCTTGAGAATGAACTGTTCTGTCAAATATTTTACCTCAGGCATCTTTGTGATACAAACAAATTTCCCCAGTGGCCGATACCTGACCCT GTAAGGTTGCTGAAAGATGTGTTGGATGCATGGAAAAAGGAGGTGGAAAAAAAGCCACCGGTGATGACAGTGGACGATGCCTACAGAGTTTTGGGATTAGCCGGTGGGAAACAGCACAATGAAGCTACTGTGCGAAAGTCTTATTATAAACTTGCACAAATGTATCATCCAGATAAAAATCCTGATGGCAGG GATAAATTCGAAGCTGTTAATCAAGCATACGAATTCCTGTGTAGCCGTAGCTGTTGGACCGCGGATGGTCCAAACCCGGATAACATTGTTCTCATCCTTCGAACGCAGAGTATTCTGTTCCATCGATACGCTGATGAGCTTCAGCCGTACAAATACGCGGGTTACCCACAACTGATTAAGACAATAAAGTTTGAGACCAATGATGATCAATTGTTCTCAAAGTCTGCACCTCTCCTGGCCGCAGCAAGCGAACTTGCCTATCATACCGTTCACTGTTCTGCTTTAAATGCCGAAGAATTGAGGAGAGAAGGTGGCCTGGAAGTTATGTTAGAAGCATATTCAAGATGCGTTTCAGTCTTAAATAACTCAAGTAAACCCAATGACGTCGCTGTTCAAGTTTGTACACATATCACAAGATGCTTTGCTGTTGCCGGGTTGTTCAGAGGGTGTAGAGAAAAGATGGTCGAGTTGCCTCAATTGGTCAGGGATCTCTGCAGGCTCTTATATTTCAAG CATTTAACGAAACTCTGCTCTGTGGCAACGGAGTGTGTATCATCCTTAGCAACCGATAGCGTGCTCCAGATGCAGTTGCTGCAGTCGGGAGCACTGTGGCATTTGCTCCTCTTCATGTTCAACTACGATTACACGTTGGAGGAAGGTGGCGTGAAAAGAAGTCAGGATGAAAATCGGCAAGAAGTTTCAAACAACTTGGCTAAGCTTGCGGTGAGGGCATGTGCTAGGCTGGGTGGCTATATGACTGGCGATAATGAAACACCAGTTAATCCCGTTACCGTGGCTGCACTGGAAAGCACCCTCACCCTGTATCTGGCCCGTCAGCTTGGCAAGGAAAAACCTGAAGAAATCCTGAAAATTCTCAATTCAAATTGCTCAAATCCGTATTTGATATGGGACAACGGTACCAGGGCAGAACTAAATGAGTACTTAGAATCAAAGCGGCAAGAAAGACTGAGTGGCAATGGAGACTTTGAACATGATTTCACTGAGTTTAAATATACGGCGCATAGCAATGAACTTATAATTGGGGAAATctttgttaaaatttataatgaacAGCCAACGTTCCCAATTGAG aatccgaAGGGCTTTACAATAGACCTCCTCGACTTTCTCTCCAAGTCTGCTGCTTATTTAGCTTCTGTCGGAAGTGTTGCATTGTTAAAGAAGGATCAGGAAAAATTGAGGCATATCGTAATATCCCTTGACGCTctaaaaaatgtgataaaaaataatcccgGTGTAGAAATGCAGTGCATTGGTCACTTCAAGTTACTTTTTGGACTGTTGAGTTGCAACAGCTTCAAGCCAATCCAAAAGGGAGCTCTGGAAGTTATTAATAATGTCACTAAAAATCAAGAGTGCGTCAACGATATTGCCGCTAATGAGGTAGTGGTGCATTTACTTTTGTGCCTGCACAGTTTGACCGAGTGCCAGCTTCTGACCTTGGAAACATTGTATGCCTTGATGAGTACTACGAAAATAGTAAAAGATGCTTTGACCAAAG GTGCTGTTGTGTACAttcttgatttattttgcAACTCCAACAATACCCAAATACGGGAAGCCGCTGCCGATTTACTGGCTAAAATGTCTTCCGACAAGTTAGCTGGGCCAAAAGTAAAGCTCGATTTGTCGAAATTCTTGCCACGGTTGTTCAGCGAGGCAATCCGAGATGCGCCTAAGCAATGTGTACATATGTTCGAATCTAGACATGAAAATCCAGAGTTAATTTGGGATGACGACTCAAAGAACAGAGTTTCCAGAATTGTTTCCGAGATGAAAGAAGA ACACTATGCAGCCCAGAGACTGAATCCAAATACAAATCTGAAGTTGCCTGAAATGCAGACTAACATAGATATCGGAAGTAATGAACCTGTGGTAGCTGGAGTTTACCTCAGATTATTTATAGCCAGTCCTACATGGGCCCTCAGAAAACCTAAAGAGTTTTTGAGCGAGCTGATGGATACGACATTGATTCTAATGTCAAAGGAAAAAACTGAC ACCGATTTGCTAGAGTTAGCTGCGCAAGCTTTGGTGTGCTTGTTGCAAGCTCAGCCAGCGTTGGCTGATCAGGTACCATCTCTAGGCCATATACCAAAGTTATGTCGACAAATGTCTGTTCCCAATAGTCAACCGGCCGTCTACAAAGCTGCCATATTAATATTGCACCAATTAGCCGCTAGTGAG ataTGTATAACATCAATATGTCAGACAGAGTGTATAAGTCCTCTAAAGTATGCAATGCAATCGAGGAAAGACATGATAGCCATAGCTTGCGAGGCATTAAACAGATTATTCTCAACGAACGAGGACAGGCTTGTGAAGCAG GCATTAGAAGCACAGATGGTCCCGTACCTTTTGACACTTTTGGAGGGTAGATTAGACACCATTGATAATCCTGGCACGACAAAGGCTCAAATAGTGAAGGCCTTGAAAGCAATGACACGGAGTCTGTTGCTGGGTGAAAAAAtcacagcgatattagacaaaTCCTCTGTTTGGGCAGAGTACAAAGACCAGATGCACGATTTGTTTATATCCAACACACCCACTGCGGGTTATTTGACTG CTGGTGTACCGGTGTCTGCGGGTTATCTAACTGCAGGACCAAGTGCCACACTTCCCACAGGTCCCCCACCAGTCGACAAAGAAGACAATGTGATTAATAGGAACGATAACATTTGA